From a single Terriglobia bacterium genomic region:
- a CDS encoding trehalase family glycosidase — translation MKKSLIIRPILLYVILAACLTALPGHVAPAAQTKTPANVQKILQYISSGWDTLTRSMTKCGTYTDPKTNAKSVLYLPVDFPEPAGLRTAAVGCQVQVNRLPAVIKKLGAVDLSAIKSPGLLYLPKPYVVPGGMFNEMYGWDSYFIIRGLVEDGRTNLARDIIDNFFFEIDHYGGILNANRTYYLTRSQPPFLTSMIRTVYGAEKAKDQSDPAWLRTAYDHAVKDYRFWTEPPHLAGDTGLSRFYDFGEGPVPELGPATDAYYRTVAQYFMLHPQGSQPYLQLVPKNGKGSQAAVMGPEFSLNLDFTLNEPGARQQDETLDKFALTPRFYKGDRSMRESGFDVSFRFGPFGAGTPDFAAVGLNCLLYKSEQDLEWMSAELGLKEASMEWRQRAATRRQKIDKYLWSSEYGLYYDYDFTSGTQSRYSYATTFYPLWVGLASPEQAKAVFKNLAAFDRPGGIVMSMVNTGAQWDAPYGWAPIQLIAIEGLRRYGYAAEANGISLQFLSMVLDNFLKDGTIREKYNVDTRSSETNIQVGYKTNVVGFGWTNGAFVALYNALPKAAQERLAQE, via the coding sequence ATGAAAAAATCGCTCATTATTCGGCCGATTCTTCTGTATGTCATTCTGGCCGCGTGCCTTACTGCCCTTCCGGGCCACGTGGCCCCTGCCGCCCAAACGAAGACACCGGCCAATGTACAAAAGATTCTGCAGTACATTTCCAGCGGCTGGGACACGCTGACCCGCTCGATGACTAAGTGCGGAACCTACACCGATCCCAAAACGAACGCCAAGTCCGTCCTTTACCTTCCTGTGGATTTTCCGGAGCCCGCAGGTCTGAGAACTGCTGCAGTTGGATGTCAGGTGCAAGTCAACCGATTGCCGGCAGTCATCAAAAAACTGGGGGCTGTTGACCTCAGTGCCATCAAATCCCCGGGTTTGCTCTACCTCCCCAAGCCTTATGTCGTCCCGGGAGGCATGTTCAATGAGATGTACGGATGGGACAGCTACTTTATCATTCGTGGTCTGGTCGAGGACGGCAGGACCAACCTGGCCCGGGATATTATCGACAACTTCTTTTTTGAAATCGATCACTATGGCGGAATTCTCAATGCCAACCGGACGTATTACCTGACTCGCTCCCAGCCGCCATTTCTAACATCCATGATCCGGACAGTCTACGGAGCTGAGAAAGCCAAGGATCAATCGGACCCGGCCTGGCTTCGCACAGCCTACGACCATGCCGTCAAGGACTACCGCTTCTGGACAGAACCTCCCCACCTGGCAGGAGACACCGGCCTTTCTCGATTCTACGATTTCGGCGAGGGTCCGGTCCCTGAGCTTGGTCCTGCCACAGACGCCTACTATAGAACCGTGGCACAGTATTTTATGCTTCACCCGCAGGGTAGCCAGCCTTACCTCCAACTGGTACCAAAAAACGGGAAAGGCTCTCAGGCAGCCGTCATGGGCCCGGAGTTTTCGCTCAACCTGGACTTCACGCTCAACGAGCCGGGCGCCAGGCAGCAGGACGAAACCCTGGACAAATTTGCTCTGACGCCCAGGTTTTACAAGGGCGATCGCAGCATGCGCGAATCGGGATTCGATGTGTCTTTCCGCTTTGGCCCGTTTGGGGCCGGCACCCCGGATTTTGCAGCCGTTGGGCTAAACTGTCTGCTTTACAAATCTGAACAGGACCTGGAGTGGATGAGCGCTGAGCTTGGTCTGAAAGAAGCTTCCATGGAATGGCGTCAACGGGCGGCAACCCGGCGCCAGAAAATCGATAAATATCTTTGGAGCTCTGAATACGGTCTTTATTACGATTACGATTTTACCAGCGGGACCCAATCCCGATATTCCTACGCCACCACGTTTTATCCTCTCTGGGTCGGTCTGGCTTCTCCCGAGCAGGCAAAAGCCGTTTTCAAGAATCTTGCAGCCTTTGACCGGCCGGGTGGAATCGTGATGAGCATGGTGAACACAGGCGCGCAGTGGGACGCGCCGTACGGCTGGGCGCCGATCCAACTGATCGCCATCGAGGGGCTGCGACGTTATGGCTATGCCGCTGAAGCCAACGGCATTTCACTCCAGTTCCTTTCCATGGTGCTTGACAACTTCCTGAAGGACGGAACGATCCGCGAAAAATACAACGTGGATACGAGGTCTTCCGAAACCAACATTCAGGTGGGATACAAGACGAACGTGGTGGGGTTTGGATGGACGAATGGCGCCTTCGTGGCCCTTTACAACGCCCTCCCCAAAGCCGCCCAGGAGCGATTGGCTCAAGAGTAA
- a CDS encoding aminotransferase class I/II-fold pyridoxal phosphate-dependent enzyme: protein MPRTLPQTREILAAARLEHVRYAIRDLAVLAEDLARQGKQILPLNIGDPVIFDFQTPAHLIEAAAKAMRDGCNGYAPSVGVKPALEAIRAEAEAKGIRNIQTVFVTEGVSEAVDLVLTALLEPHESVLTPLPDYPLYDAVLAKLNALPSSYNLDESNGWQPDVDHLESQVTRNTRGLVVINPNNPTGAVYSQATLEKIVEVARRHNLVIFSDEIYARLMLDGEPHVSIASLAPDVPVVTFGGLSKEYLAPGWRVAWGIVSGDAGVVAPYVEGIHKLLRARLSANHPLQYAIPAALHGPQDHLQETVNKLRRRRDLVMDWSQNTRRVSCVSPRGAFYAFPRLDIPESDDDFVRGLLAEQHVLVVNGGGFGQAPGTRHVRIVFLPPEHILEPALGKITAYLEKHWP from the coding sequence ATGCCGCGCACGCTTCCACAGACCCGCGAAATACTCGCTGCCGCAAGGCTTGAGCATGTTCGCTATGCCATCCGCGACCTTGCCGTGCTGGCGGAGGATTTGGCTCGCCAGGGCAAACAGATCCTGCCCCTCAACATCGGTGATCCGGTGATCTTTGATTTCCAGACCCCCGCTCACTTGATCGAGGCGGCTGCCAAGGCCATGCGGGACGGCTGCAACGGTTATGCTCCGTCCGTGGGCGTAAAGCCGGCGCTTGAAGCGATCCGGGCAGAGGCGGAAGCGAAAGGCATCCGGAACATCCAGACTGTTTTTGTTACCGAGGGCGTCAGTGAAGCCGTGGACCTTGTTCTGACGGCGCTGCTGGAGCCGCACGAGAGTGTTCTGACGCCCCTGCCGGACTACCCGCTCTATGATGCCGTGCTCGCAAAACTGAACGCGCTTCCCAGTTCTTATAACCTGGATGAGAGCAATGGCTGGCAACCGGATGTCGATCATCTGGAGAGCCAGGTCACCAGAAATACCCGTGGGCTGGTAGTGATCAATCCGAACAACCCGACGGGCGCGGTCTATTCGCAGGCCACGCTTGAAAAGATAGTAGAAGTGGCGCGGCGGCACAACCTGGTGATCTTTTCCGACGAAATTTATGCGCGGCTTATGCTGGACGGCGAGCCTCACGTCTCGATTGCGAGTCTGGCGCCCGACGTTCCTGTGGTCACCTTCGGCGGACTTTCCAAAGAATACCTGGCCCCGGGCTGGCGGGTGGCCTGGGGCATCGTGAGCGGCGATGCCGGAGTGGTCGCTCCCTACGTTGAAGGCATCCACAAGCTGCTTCGGGCGCGTCTGTCTGCAAATCATCCGCTGCAATACGCAATTCCGGCGGCGCTCCATGGGCCGCAGGACCACCTGCAGGAAACCGTGAACAAGCTACGCAGGCGGCGCGATCTGGTGATGGACTGGAGCCAGAACACTCGCAGAGTCAGTTGCGTCAGCCCGCGCGGGGCTTTTTATGCTTTTCCGCGTCTGGACATTCCAGAGAGCGACGATGACTTCGTGCGGGGCTTGCTGGCGGAGCAGCACGTGCTGGTGGTGAACGGTGGAGGGTTTGGCCAGGCCCCAGGGACGCGGCACGTCCGCATCGTATTTCTGCCGCCCGAACACATTCTTGAGCCGGCGCTTGGCAAAATCACGGCATACCTTGAGAAGCACTGGCCGTGA
- a CDS encoding STAS domain-containing protein has product MALHIVEKDTDGVTVLSLAGRVTLGDESGQLRSTIKQLLAQGKKRLVLDLADVSYIDSAGLGTLVAAYTSARHEGGEVRLAGVTKNFGELLNVTKLLTVFSVHDNVPDALKGFR; this is encoded by the coding sequence ATGGCACTGCACATTGTAGAAAAGGATACGGATGGAGTGACCGTGCTGTCGTTGGCGGGTCGCGTGACTCTGGGCGACGAAAGCGGCCAGTTGCGGAGCACGATTAAGCAACTCCTGGCGCAAGGAAAAAAGCGCCTGGTGCTTGACCTTGCCGACGTCAGCTACATTGACAGCGCAGGACTCGGCACTCTGGTTGCCGCGTATACCTCCGCCCGCCATGAGGGTGGCGAGGTCCGCCTGGCTGGCGTCACAAAAAACTTTGGCGAATTACTCAACGTCACCAAGCTTCTGACGGTTTTCAGCGTGCATGATAATGTGCCGGACGCGCTGAAGGGTTTCCGCTAA
- a CDS encoding DUF1015 domain-containing protein, with protein MAEIYPFRALHYNSAIDLQKVVTQPYDKVSPEMRARYYATSPYNFVRLILRQPTPGSSQSVYSEAAAELQNWIEERTLVSEGEPAIYPYFQEFAVPGESGETSRRKQRRGFVALLRLEEYSAGVVHRHEETLSGPKADRMELLKATRCNFGQIFMLYSDPKGEIDHLLREETQAAPWQELTDEYSSLHSMWRVSDPRVLEQVIDAMRSKKLVIADGHHRYETSLAYARERRRNAPEDDRANYIMATFVPLESDGLLVLPTHRVVHSLPGFDWEKLCREAAPFFQVEKLATSGETAQDAQTIRQALEKSGREQPTIAAYAGAKRAALFKLKKDAGLAAALGEFPETLRRLDVVLLHGLVLEKVMRIDRQAVREQKYLRYVREMEQAVEEVNAGQAQAAFLMNPTPIQAVCENAYAGLPLPQKSTDFYPKLLSGLAVYWMDNPAGL; from the coding sequence ATGGCTGAGATTTATCCTTTTCGGGCGCTTCATTACAATTCAGCAATCGATTTGCAGAAGGTTGTGACGCAGCCGTATGACAAGGTATCGCCCGAAATGCGCGCCCGCTATTACGCGACGAGCCCGTACAACTTTGTCCGGCTGATTCTGCGGCAGCCGACTCCGGGCAGCAGCCAGAGCGTTTACAGCGAGGCGGCCGCGGAGTTGCAGAACTGGATCGAGGAACGCACGCTGGTTTCAGAGGGCGAGCCGGCTATTTATCCTTACTTTCAGGAATTCGCCGTGCCCGGCGAGTCTGGCGAGACCTCCCGGCGAAAACAGCGGCGGGGATTTGTGGCGTTGCTGCGCCTGGAAGAATATTCCGCCGGCGTGGTCCATCGGCATGAAGAGACGCTCTCCGGTCCCAAGGCGGACCGCATGGAATTGCTGAAAGCCACGCGGTGCAATTTCGGGCAGATCTTCATGCTCTATAGCGATCCTAAAGGCGAGATCGATCATCTGCTGCGCGAAGAGACGCAGGCGGCGCCCTGGCAGGAACTGACGGATGAATACTCGAGCTTGCATTCCATGTGGCGCGTGTCGGACCCGCGCGTGCTGGAGCAGGTGATTGACGCGATGAGGTCCAAAAAGCTGGTAATCGCCGACGGCCACCATCGCTATGAAACATCCCTGGCCTACGCGCGCGAGCGCCGCCGGAACGCGCCGGAAGACGATCGCGCGAACTACATCATGGCCACGTTTGTGCCGCTCGAAAGCGACGGCCTGCTGGTCCTTCCCACGCATCGCGTGGTGCACAGCCTGCCGGGGTTTGACTGGGAAAAACTCTGCCGGGAGGCCGCGCCGTTCTTCCAGGTTGAAAAACTTGCTACGAGCGGAGAGACGGCGCAGGACGCGCAGACGATCCGCCAGGCGCTCGAAAAGTCCGGGCGCGAACAGCCCACCATCGCGGCCTATGCAGGGGCGAAGCGCGCGGCGTTGTTCAAACTCAAAAAAGACGCCGGTCTCGCCGCAGCGCTCGGCGAATTCCCTGAAACCCTCCGCCGGCTGGACGTGGTTCTCCTGCACGGGCTGGTGCTGGAAAAGGTGATGCGGATCGATCGCCAGGCTGTGCGCGAACAGAAATATCTGCGCTACGTCCGCGAAATGGAGCAGGCTGTCGAAGAGGTGAATGCAGGCCAGGCGCAGGCGGCCTTCCTGATGAACCCGACGCCCATCCAGGCCGTCTGCGAGAACGCCTACGCAGGTCTGCCGCTGCCGCAGAAATCCACGGACTTCTACCCCAAGCTGCTGTCCGGCTTGGCGGTCTATTGGATGGACAATCCCGCAGGCCTGTAG
- a CDS encoding type II toxin-antitoxin system RelE/ParE family toxin — MTRFVLTPLARRDPEEIWDYLALDNREAAERVLDRIEAAIRELVRTPGMGHLREDLADRRHRFFLVYSYLVIYRPETRPLEVIRVLHASRDIRALLGFEETSRPSR; from the coding sequence GTGACGCGTTTCGTCCTCACGCCGCTTGCCCGCCGGGACCCGGAAGAGATTTGGGATTACCTGGCCCTCGACAACCGTGAGGCCGCCGAAAGGGTGCTCGACAGGATCGAAGCAGCCATCCGAGAACTGGTCAGAACGCCGGGCATGGGCCACCTTCGCGAAGACCTAGCTGACCGCCGGCACCGTTTTTTCCTGGTCTATTCCTACCTCGTCATTTATCGGCCCGAAACGCGGCCACTTGAAGTTATTCGCGTGCTCCACGCCTCCCGGGATATCCGCGCTCTGTTGGGATTCGAGGAGACGTCACGACCTTCACGCTGA
- a CDS encoding type II toxin-antitoxin system ParD family antitoxin — MNANLGPVFEQFVAELVDSGLYQSQSEVIREGLRLLKEREELKKLRLEELRREIARGSAEADRGELVDGPEAFRKIRRRRPARRAS; from the coding sequence ATGAATGCCAACCTGGGCCCCGTCTTCGAACAGTTCGTAGCTGAGCTGGTCGATTCCGGCCTCTACCAGTCGCAGAGCGAAGTGATCCGTGAGGGCCTTCGCCTGCTGAAAGAGCGCGAGGAGCTGAAAAAGCTGCGCCTTGAGGAGTTGCGCAGGGAGATTGCTCGTGGGAGCGCCGAGGCCGACCGCGGCGAGCTTGTTGACGGTCCTGAAGCTTTTCGCAAGATCCGCCGGCGGCGACCCGCCCGGCGCGCTTCGTGA
- a CDS encoding DUF3857 domain-containing protein, translating into MVTARVPLRLTLALLSCAVCSPAQTPAAKTKQDFSNEAAVIESYRSTYTFQNDGTDTQDVVASIKVQSEAGVRQYGVLVFSYPSATAHLEIDYVRVRQPDGTLVVTPASSIEDVTPQVTIAAPEYSDFRQKHVAVKALTPGSEVEYEARFQTFSPLIPGQFWLSYDFTKNSIILDEELEVNVPKDRALEVKSASIQPVVTEQGDRKVYLWKSSNLEDVTLPEHPAGQYPPPDVLLSSFDSWAQVGQWWASIENPQMAPTAAIRDKAAELTKGMTAEDQKLQAIYAYVAKQFRYIGISFGIGRYQPHTAEQVLGNGYGDCKDKHTLLASLLEAAGIKVVPALINSTRKIDTDVPSPGQFDHVITVAPEGQRLDWMDTTTELAPMGLLVFNLRNKHALIIPEKQPAYLAMTPAEPTVPDRVTFEVAGELTNNGTFSGKMKDITDGDRAILMRLVFNNIAQANWQKATQGISEQIGFGGTVSNVQVSPPEDTSHPFALSYDYVRKDYSNWSPQSPHYITPPIPFGGVPALPHSDDETPQPLVLGEPLNAQYHATMKLPEGWTATLPKPLDLITPFAEYHSTYSFKDGVLTAERRLITKADEISVAQLDAYRKFQKAVSGDIQDQITLTGDSATSAANGNDADLRERADAMSADELNSAAAKLLDQDKDLSLARDLLLKATVKDPKQMWAWNNLGRAYAALGNTEDAIRAYKKQIDLNPEDQYAYNNLGRAYAALGDTDDAIRDYQKQIEVSPGNQYAYGDLGVLYMKLGRFDDAATTLQKQTEARPNDPRAYASLGVALNVMKKWPDASRAYERAIALDPKFWGYEMGLANSYAGAGKNEEAAAAFEKAAELNPSPPVWNDVGYYMAEHDIKLSEAETFVKMAVGAAENAAGKVTLDGLQNVDLGPTASLALFWDSLGWVYFREGEPQKARRFVEASWRLGQDSVVAGHLGQIDEKLGQRQDAVKDYAWAVALSPGPLPLASKGQTTTVGPPSRVPEAHQGLMRLIGSTTRSDAAVKKARDDLSAMRTYSISKAGMKPGTAEFFVLIAPGGKAEGVKFISGNDWLRAADAAIEAIKFIEPVPDDAPIKLLRRGVLTCSQVDSSCAFVLFLPATVHSIN; encoded by the coding sequence ATGGTCACGGCTCGAGTGCCTCTCAGGTTAACGCTTGCTCTCCTCTCCTGCGCAGTCTGCTCCCCGGCGCAGACCCCGGCGGCGAAAACCAAACAAGATTTTTCCAATGAAGCCGCCGTAATTGAAAGCTATCGCTCGACCTATACTTTCCAGAACGATGGCACTGACACCCAGGATGTTGTCGCCAGCATCAAGGTGCAATCGGAAGCCGGGGTGCGGCAGTATGGCGTGCTGGTCTTTAGCTATCCCAGCGCTACCGCGCATCTTGAGATTGACTACGTGCGCGTCCGCCAGCCCGACGGCACACTGGTCGTTACCCCGGCATCGAGCATCGAAGACGTTACGCCCCAAGTCACTATCGCCGCACCGGAATATAGTGACTTCAGGCAAAAGCATGTGGCCGTTAAGGCCCTCACGCCGGGAAGCGAAGTGGAATACGAAGCCCGCTTTCAGACTTTTTCGCCGCTTATCCCTGGTCAATTCTGGCTTTCATACGACTTTACGAAAAACTCCATCATCCTGGACGAAGAGCTCGAGGTGAATGTTCCCAAAGACCGCGCCCTCGAGGTGAAAAGCGCCAGCATCCAACCTGTGGTCACAGAGCAGGGCGATCGCAAGGTTTATCTTTGGAAAAGCAGTAATCTGGAGGATGTGACGCTGCCTGAACATCCGGCAGGGCAGTATCCGCCGCCGGACGTTCTTCTAAGCTCCTTCGATAGCTGGGCGCAGGTTGGGCAATGGTGGGCATCGATCGAGAATCCGCAAATGGCGCCCACGGCAGCCATTCGTGACAAGGCCGCTGAACTGACCAAGGGAATGACCGCTGAAGATCAAAAGCTACAGGCGATCTATGCATATGTGGCAAAGCAGTTCCGATATATCGGTATCTCATTCGGCATTGGCCGCTACCAGCCGCACACTGCCGAACAGGTCCTTGGAAATGGATATGGCGACTGCAAGGATAAGCACACCCTCCTCGCTTCGCTCCTTGAAGCTGCGGGAATCAAGGTGGTCCCAGCTTTAATCAATTCAACCCGTAAAATTGATACGGACGTGCCCTCGCCCGGCCAATTCGACCACGTCATCACGGTTGCTCCGGAAGGCCAAAGGCTGGATTGGATGGACACGACCACCGAACTCGCACCCATGGGACTTCTGGTTTTCAACCTTCGCAACAAACACGCTCTGATTATTCCCGAAAAGCAGCCGGCATATCTGGCGATGACGCCCGCCGAGCCGACTGTCCCGGATCGCGTTACGTTTGAAGTGGCCGGCGAGCTCACGAACAATGGAACTTTTAGCGGCAAGATGAAAGACATTACCGACGGCGACAGGGCGATCCTCATGCGCCTGGTTTTCAACAATATCGCACAAGCCAACTGGCAGAAGGCCACACAAGGCATTTCCGAACAGATCGGCTTCGGAGGAACTGTCAGTAACGTGCAGGTTTCGCCTCCGGAAGACACCAGCCACCCGTTTGCGCTTTCCTACGATTACGTTCGCAAGGATTATTCAAACTGGTCTCCGCAATCGCCGCATTACATCACGCCCCCGATTCCGTTCGGCGGGGTGCCGGCCTTGCCTCACTCTGATGACGAGACGCCGCAGCCCTTAGTGCTGGGCGAGCCGCTGAACGCGCAATATCACGCCACCATGAAGCTGCCCGAGGGGTGGACGGCCACGCTGCCGAAGCCGCTGGACCTCATCACGCCCTTCGCCGAGTACCACTCGACATACTCATTCAAGGATGGCGTGTTGACCGCGGAGAGACGGCTGATCACCAAGGCAGATGAAATCTCCGTTGCTCAACTCGATGCTTATCGCAAATTCCAGAAGGCCGTGAGCGGCGACATTCAAGACCAAATCACTTTGACAGGGGATTCAGCCACCTCTGCAGCCAACGGTAATGACGCGGACCTGCGTGAGAGAGCCGATGCGATGTCTGCTGACGAGCTGAACTCAGCCGCCGCGAAGCTCCTCGATCAAGACAAGGACTTATCCTTAGCTCGCGACCTCTTGCTGAAGGCGACAGTGAAGGACCCCAAACAGATGTGGGCATGGAACAACCTCGGTCGTGCTTACGCTGCGCTTGGTAATACGGAGGACGCAATCCGCGCCTATAAGAAGCAAATCGACCTGAATCCCGAAGACCAGTACGCCTATAACAATCTCGGTCGTGCATACGCCGCGCTTGGTGACACGGATGATGCGATTCGGGACTATCAGAAACAGATCGAAGTGAGTCCAGGCAATCAATACGCTTACGGTGATCTCGGCGTTCTCTACATGAAACTGGGGCGATTCGATGACGCTGCCACAACGCTTCAAAAGCAAACCGAGGCGCGTCCTAACGACCCGCGGGCCTATGCCAGCCTGGGAGTGGCGTTGAACGTCATGAAAAAGTGGCCTGACGCTTCGCGTGCATACGAGCGCGCGATCGCTCTCGACCCTAAGTTCTGGGGTTACGAAATGGGTCTAGCCAATTCCTATGCAGGAGCGGGGAAAAACGAGGAAGCCGCCGCCGCGTTCGAAAAGGCCGCGGAATTGAATCCATCGCCCCCTGTCTGGAACGATGTTGGTTATTACATGGCTGAGCATGACATTAAATTGTCCGAAGCGGAGACCTTTGTAAAAATGGCCGTTGGCGCTGCGGAAAATGCGGCTGGAAAAGTAACGCTTGATGGGCTGCAAAATGTGGACCTTGGCCCCACCGCGAGCCTGGCTTTGTTCTGGGACAGCCTCGGATGGGTTTACTTTCGGGAAGGGGAACCGCAAAAGGCTCGCCGGTTCGTTGAGGCGAGCTGGCGCCTTGGCCAGGATTCGGTGGTTGCCGGCCATCTCGGCCAGATTGACGAAAAGCTCGGCCAGAGGCAGGACGCTGTTAAGGACTACGCCTGGGCAGTCGCGCTTTCGCCCGGGCCGCTACCCTTGGCGTCCAAAGGCCAGACCACGACAGTTGGACCTCCGTCGCGCGTTCCGGAGGCGCATCAGGGTTTGATGCGGCTCATCGGCAGCACTACCCGTTCGGATGCCGCCGTGAAGAAGGCGCGCGATGATCTTTCCGCCATGCGCACGTATTCGATCAGCAAGGCAGGAATGAAACCCGGTACGGCGGAGTTTTTTGTCTTGATTGCGCCGGGAGGCAAGGCCGAAGGCGTAAAGTTCATCAGCGGCAACGATTGGTTGCGCGCGGCTGACGCGGCAATCGAAGCAATCAAATTCATTGAGCCGGTCCCGGATGACGCGCCCATCAAACTCCTGCGGCGCGGGGTACTCACCTGCAGCCAAGTGGATTCTTCCTGCGCCTTCGTTCTTTTCCTGCCCGCCACCGTTCATTCAATCAACTGA
- a CDS encoding cation diffusion facilitator family transporter: protein MRSSTKFRIGKRVALASIAVSGILAALKITVGILGRSASVLADGFESAGDVVAATAIFFGFAIASRPADEEHPYGHGRYETLTGLVVGFILFVAGIGICYRSLQGVDRVHEVPAFYGVWALVLSMVAKAVMSGVKFHYGKKIRSAALTADAWNDFVDILSAVTALTALGLTLLDPARFLVADSYGGFAVGLFVIFTGLRVAKDTSSRLTDEMPDDEMMSAIREASLTIPGAVGVEKCFARSVGLQYYVDLHLEVDPDMTVRKSHDIATEVRFAICRKLDWVADVLVHVEPAPGTPQTIASGNSRTGPAESRD, encoded by the coding sequence GTGAGAAGTTCAACCAAATTCAGGATTGGCAAGCGAGTGGCGCTGGCCAGCATCGCTGTCAGCGGCATCCTGGCGGCATTGAAGATTACCGTTGGCATACTCGGGCGCTCTGCTTCGGTGCTGGCGGACGGCTTCGAGTCGGCGGGTGACGTGGTGGCAGCCACCGCCATTTTCTTCGGTTTCGCAATCGCTTCCCGGCCAGCCGATGAAGAACACCCTTACGGCCACGGGCGCTACGAGACGCTCACCGGGCTGGTGGTGGGTTTTATTCTGTTTGTTGCCGGCATTGGCATCTGTTACCGGTCTTTGCAGGGCGTGGACCGCGTTCACGAAGTGCCCGCGTTTTACGGAGTCTGGGCGCTCGTGCTCTCGATGGTTGCGAAGGCGGTGATGTCCGGCGTAAAGTTTCATTATGGCAAGAAGATTCGCAGCGCAGCGCTGACCGCCGACGCCTGGAACGATTTTGTGGACATTCTTTCGGCCGTGACGGCGCTCACCGCGCTGGGGCTGACGCTGCTCGATCCCGCACGTTTTCTTGTGGCCGACAGCTATGGCGGATTTGCGGTGGGGCTGTTCGTTATTTTCACGGGCTTGCGCGTTGCCAAGGATACTTCCTCCCGGCTGACGGATGAAATGCCGGATGACGAGATGATGTCGGCCATTCGCGAAGCGAGCCTCACCATTCCGGGCGCTGTGGGAGTTGAAAAATGTTTTGCCCGCAGCGTGGGCTTGCAGTACTACGTGGACCTCCATCTGGAAGTGGATCCCGACATGACGGTGAGGAAGTCGCATGACATCGCGACGGAGGTCCGGTTCGCCATCTGCAGGAAGCTGGACTGGGTGGCCGATGTCCTGGTGCACGTCGAGCCGGCGCCAGGCACTCCACAGACCATCGCCTCCGGGAACTCCAGGACGGGCCCTGCGGAGTCGCGCGACTGA
- a CDS encoding PASTA domain-containing protein → MAQKGWVPFPDHFPGIGPIMESVKVDGKLRVALRLLLLAAVLMTIFVVSAIITIRLTVHGRQETLPSLVGMPIDQARSTVRKLGLRLDVEDRLYSDKIAPEAVVSQMPAAGTSIKTEQQVHVLLSLGAQKVSVPDLIGRSIRAARITAVQRGLTIGDVAALYWPEVELNQVVAQDPPPATSGLQSPAVNFLVSLGATPVAYLCPNFQGKPVGAVRSDLEQAGFQTVKVTQVAVPGALQGSIIRQLPLPGSKVTPNTVFEFQVAQ, encoded by the coding sequence GTGGCGCAGAAAGGCTGGGTCCCGTTTCCCGATCATTTTCCGGGTATCGGCCCTATAATGGAGAGCGTGAAAGTTGACGGCAAGCTGCGCGTGGCGCTTCGGCTGCTTCTCCTGGCCGCCGTGCTGATGACGATTTTCGTTGTCTCCGCCATCATCACCATTCGCCTCACCGTCCATGGCCGTCAGGAAACCCTGCCCAGCCTGGTAGGCATGCCGATTGACCAGGCCAGAAGCACCGTGCGCAAGCTTGGCCTCCGGCTTGATGTTGAAGACCGGCTTTATAGCGACAAGATCGCTCCGGAAGCCGTTGTGTCACAGATGCCGGCCGCCGGGACCAGCATCAAGACCGAGCAGCAAGTCCACGTCCTTCTCAGTCTGGGGGCCCAGAAGGTCAGCGTTCCGGACCTGATTGGACGCAGCATTCGAGCGGCCCGGATTACGGCCGTCCAGCGCGGGCTGACCATCGGCGATGTTGCGGCGCTTTACTGGCCGGAGGTTGAACTGAACCAGGTGGTGGCGCAAGACCCTCCTCCCGCTACGAGCGGCCTGCAAAGCCCCGCGGTTAATTTTCTGGTTTCGCTCGGTGCCACGCCCGTCGCGTATCTGTGCCCGAATTTTCAGGGGAAGCCGGTTGGAGCCGTTCGGTCTGACCTGGAGCAGGCGGGGTTTCAAACTGTTAAGGTCACGCAGGTTGCCGTCCCCGGAGCTTTGCAGGGCAGCATCATTCGGCAACTGCCGCTTCCCGGAAGCAAGGTGACTCCGAACACGGTGTTTGAATTCCAGGTGGCACAATAG
- a CDS encoding type II toxin-antitoxin system HicB family antitoxin, with the protein MKVMVKAEFRLFGVMKREGGWYIAHCPPLDIYTQGRTLSEAKKNLVEASELFIVSCIERGTLDQAMRELGFVPFGAQPQNIPNAFPIDIPIPFGLHKELPCRV; encoded by the coding sequence ATGAAGGTCATGGTAAAGGCCGAGTTTAGGCTCTTCGGAGTGATGAAGCGGGAAGGAGGCTGGTACATTGCCCATTGCCCACCGCTAGACATTTACACGCAGGGTAGAACTCTGTCAGAAGCAAAAAAGAATTTGGTGGAGGCTTCGGAGCTGTTTATCGTTAGCTGTATCGAGCGAGGGACGTTGGACCAGGCGATGAGAGAATTGGGCTTCGTACCTTTTGGAGCGCAGCCCCAAAACATCCCCAACGCGTTCCCAATCGATATTCCCATTCCTTTTGGCCTGCATAAGGAACTTCCGTGCCGCGTTTAG